One Pyrenophora tritici-repentis strain M4 chromosome 5, whole genome shotgun sequence DNA window includes the following coding sequences:
- a CDS encoding DUF726 multi-domain protein: protein MSGWANKLSSFGHHKSDDKDDTSLTTLLDVDQCADLTFLIATITASMRQSLVDTFTAEELPIDSKTAKSEEEVLRDAPSNLDDVDVSQEDKIKKERQKREEEARKELAEPEVQELKKEMLKYFDGWRGNVISRIGEIVNSREKAKEQAKYVEGKRVEEVIKQSEASMTSIEKLDDQEEDEDKIFKDLYPAVPTTLTQLDESKRTLILHSLVLILLSLEHYSAHSRVLILYLTSSLGLSRAVLKKDEETVAQGLLEAASQQINADAETKKAAEASQTARKWKVGLAGVAGAALIGVTGGLAAPLLAAGVGSMMGGIGLGATAAAGYLGTLAGSSVLVGGLFGAYGAKMTGRAMDEYARQVEDFAFIPIHRTQDPENQDNESRRLRVAIAVSGWLREPEEVSKPWRYINKGTEGFALRWELEALLKLGHSLETFVTSAAWGYAKKKIIEQTVFAAMAAAMWPLGLLKLATMLDNPFSVAKYRAEKAGEVLADALINKVQGERPVTLVGYSLGARLIFSCLEKLAERRAFGLIENVVLVGAPCPSDVADWRRIRSVVSGRCVNVFSKKDYILGFLYRTSSVQLGVAGLQPVVGVHGVQNVDVSELVDGHLQYRFITGSILRKIGFEDVDVEEVERAENYLQHK from the exons ATGTCTGGTTGGGCAAACAAGCTGTCCTCTTTTGGACACCACAAGTCTGACGACAAGGACGATACATCGCTCACCACGCTTCTCGATGTAGACCAATGCGCAGACTTGACGTTCCTGATCGCCACCATAACGGCATCTATGCGACAGTCCCTGGTCGACACATTCACCGCTGAAGAGCTCCCGATCGATTCGAAGACTGCCAAGTCAGAGGAAGAAGTACTGAGGGACGCACCCTCCAACCTCGATGATGTCGATGTTAGCCAAGAAGACAAGATCAAAAAGGAGAGACAGAAACGCGAAGAAGAGGCAAGGAAAGAACTTGCAGAGCCTGAGGTGCAAGAGCTAAAGAAGGAAATGCTAAAGTATTTCGATGGCTGGCGAGGCAACGTCATTAGTCGAATCGGCGAAATTGTCAACTCACGAGAAAAGGCAAAGGAACAAGCAAAATATGTCGAAGGGAAAAGAGTCGAAGAAGTGATCAAGCAATCTGAGGCTAGCATGACAAGTATCGAGAAGCTTGATGATCaggaagaagacgaggaCAAGATCTTCAAAGACCTATACCCAGCTGTCCCAACTACTCTCACTCAACTGGACGAGAGCAAACGGACACTTATCCTGCACTCCCTCGTGCTCATCCTATTGAGTTTAGAGCACTACTCGGCACATTCTCGCGTTCTGATACTCTACCTTACAAGTTCTCTCGGGCTGAGTAGAGCCGTCCTGAAGAAAGATGAGGAAACTGTTGCACAGGGTCTATTGGAGGCAGCATCTCAGCAAATCAACGCCGACGCTGAGACTAAAAAAGCAGCTGAAGCATCACAGACGGCTCGGAAGTGGAAGGTTGGACTTGCCGGTGTTGCTGGTGCTGCGCTCATCGGAGTGACAGGTGGGCTTGCTGCTCCACTCCTCGCAGCGGGTGTGGGCAGTATGATGGGTGGTATCGGTCTAGGAGCCACAGCCGCAGCTGGCTATCTCGGGACGCTTGCTGGTTCCTCTGTCCTCGTAGGTGGACTCTTCGGAGCGTACGGGGCCAAGATGACTGGAAGGGCAATGGACGAATATGCCCGACAGGTAGAAGACTTTGCCTTTATTCCCATCCACCGCACCCAAGATCCCGAAAATCAAGACAACGAGTCTCGTCGCCTTCGTGTCGCGATAGCTGTTTCCGGCTGGCTACGCGAACCCGAGGAAGTGAGTAAACCATGGCGATACATCAACAAGGGAACGGAGGGCTTCGCACTGCGCTGGGAACTCGAGGCTCTCCTCAAGCTCGGACACAGCCTAGAGACATTCGTCACAAGCGCAGCCTGGGGTTACGCAAAGAAGAAGATTATCGAACAAACTGTCTTCGCCGCAATGGCAGCAGCAATGTGGCCGCTCGGCCTCCTCAAACTCGCAACCATGCTCGACAACCCCTTCTCCGTGGCCAAATACCGCGCGGAAAAGGCAGGAGAAGTCCTCGCCGACGCCCTCATCAACAAAGTCCAAGGCGAACGCCCCGTAACGCTCGTCGGCTACTCCCTCGGCGCCCGCCTCATCTTCTCCTGCCTCGAAAAACTCGCCGAGCGCCGAGCTTTCGGTCTCATCGAAAACGTCGTGCTAGTCGGCGCCCCTTGCCCCTCTGACGTCGCAGACTGGCGGCGCATCCGCTCCGTCGTCAGCGGCCGGTGCGTAAACGTGTTTTCGAAAAAAGACTACATCCTCGGTTTCCTATACCGCACTTCGTCTGTGCAACTTGGTGTCGCTGGTCTCCAGCCCGTTGTTGGCGTTCACGGCGTGCAGAATGTTGATGTGTCTGAGCTTGTTGATGGACATTTGCAATATCGCTTCATCACGGGTTCTATCCTGCGTAAAATCGGGTTTGAAGATGTTGATGTTGAGGAGGTGGAGCGTGCGGAG AATTATCTCCAACACAAGTAG
- a CDS encoding Dimer-Tnp-hAT multi-domain protein, with amino-acid sequence MPSIPAKRKPEAAEEADTPFKRAQRTRKPTLKALLGDGSQPTQPIELPESTPDPPTEPPTQVIEPPTRAIEPPCKPVQQPEERPRRASPLPILAASQASRLTDEPAWESQLMFDKPEDSIVQPLAFSSAATEASVEEDSAVSVDFRDFEGVDWSRLKGFVAPLSTPRGKASWIFQHGWRVWKEGTHHPDELYFVCKYCHIHKLPNGVHRVTKSTTAANGHLQLDKPGHRLSKDGPILSKPLRKHGQQSLRQAALSGVKFSLEAYKTIGNFDVQEFRQAAALWLVDNNRPLREFETPAFRKMIRLANPEAEAALWRSHNSVSAFVMRLYSWLRPQVVRALAEAESKVHISFDGWTTKGGKRGFFSVVAHYANSKGAIVDLPIALPQLVGAHTGEAIADAVTKILQSFSINRSKLGYFVLDNAYNNDTAVNKLAAMYHFSASDRRLRCACHILNLVGQTIMFGRDADAYNNALENTKMEDFYMKEWRKEGPLGVYLDIINYINTPKQWSIFEDCQREAVNSMPTGASGGTREPIKPCVTRWNSYYDCFKRGVQLQQAINAYATYHIRETEQADEQAAIRGNKLPDVPRWMRSDGLTAADWAVITEYMAILQPLKFATDRLQGRGKCGRFGALYEVIPVFESVITELDARLRPYESVNHEPSEAPEDHIPINLRAARRKASNYFTKILQSPIYYAATALHPRYKTYSKRFWRDKPTQLSTAHAKFLRVWAAYKPAAAATTPTPAPKPTMSSFDDAIDAILDEDGEHTLEVEDEYDSWLKEPMWTSDQHKEGPTAVQYWLSLKPKYPHLSRLAIDVLTIPASSSDCERVFAGTGDIIEPQRRKIGAQLLAALVCLQRWTRAGFTTPSTTTAAKHTDEELTEEFAIGTWEEPPAELS; translated from the coding sequence atgccctctataccagcaaaacgcaagcccgaggctgccgaagaagctgatactcccttcaagcgagcacaacgtacgcgcaaacctacgctcaaagcgctgttgggtgacggcagccagccaacccagccgatagagctgccagaaagtacgccggatccgcctacagagccgcctacacaagttatcgagccgcccacacgggctattgaaccgccatgtaagcctgtacaacaacccgaggagcgccctcggcgggcatcaccactgcctattttggctgcctcacaagcctctcggctcactgatgagccagcctgggagtcgcagttaatgtttgataagccagaggactctattgtacagcctttagctttctctagcgctgccactgaggcttcggtggaggaggatagcgctgtgagcgtcgattttcgcgactttgagggcgtcgattggtcgcgattaaaggggtttgtcgcgccgctgagcactccacgaggcaaggcaagctggatttttcaacacggctggcgtgtctggaaggagggtactcaccacccagatgagttgtactttgtgtgcaagtactgtcatattcataagctacctaatggtgtacaccgagtaacgaagtcaaccactgccgccaacgggcacctccagcttgataaacctggtcatcggctcagcaaagatggtccaatcctaagcaaacctctccgcaaacatggacaacaatcacttcgtcaggcagctctaagcggtgtcaaatttagtctagaggcgtacaagactataggaaacttcgacgtacaagaatttcggcaggcagctgcgctctggctggtcgacaacaacagaccactccgcgagtttgagacgccggcttttcgcaagatgatcaggcttgctaatcctgaggcagaggcggcgttatggaggtctcataacagcgtgtcagcgttcgtgatgaggttgtacagttggctacggcctcaggtggtgcgcgcgttggctgaagccgagagcaaggtacatataagcttcgatgggtggacgacaaaaggcggcaaacgtggcttcttttctgtagttgctcactacgccaacagtaagggcgcgatagttgacctacccatcgcgctgccgcagctggtgggtgcccacactggtgaggcgatagctgacgctgtaaccaaaatcctgcaatccttcagcattaatcgcagcaaactcggctactttgtgctcgataacgcttacaataacgacaccgctgttaacaaactcgccgcgatgtaccacttttctgcctccgatcgccgcctccgctgcgcttgccacatacttaaccttgttggccaaacgattatgttcgggagggatgctgacgcgtataacaacgccctggagaacacaaagatggaggatttttacatgaaggagtggcggaaagaaggaccgcttggcgtgtatcttgatattatcaactacatcaacacgccgaagcagtggagtatttttgaagattgccaacgcgaggcagttaacagcatgcccacaggcgccagcggcggcactcgcgagccaattaagccgtgtgttacacgttggaacagctattacgactgctttaagcgcggagttcagctccaacaagctatcaacgcatacgccacgtaccacattcgcgagactgaacaggctgacgaacaggcagctattagaggaaacaagctgcctgatgtgccgcggtggatgaggtcagacggccttacggcggctgactgggcggtgattactgagtacatggcgatactgcagccgctcaagtttgctacagatcgcctccaaggccgcggcaagtgtggccgttttggcgcactctacgaggtcatcccagtatttgagagtgtgataactgagctggatgcacgccttcggccatacgaatcggtcaaccacgagccatctgaggcgcccgaagatcacatcccgatcaacctgcgagccgcgaggcgaaaagcgagcaattactttactaagatcctccaaagtcccatttactacgcagctacggcactacatccacgatataaaacatactctaagcgcttctggcgcgacaaacctacacaattgagcaccgcgcacgcgaagtttctgcgggtttgggctgcctacaagcctgccgctgctgccacaacaccaacccctgcgccaaaacctaccatgagcagctttgacgacgctatcgacgctatactagatgaggacggcgagcatacattggaggtggaggatgagtacgatagctggttaaaagagcctatgtggacgtctgatcaacacaaggagggtccaacagctgtacagtactggttatcgttgaagccgaagtatccacatctttcacgattggcgatcgacgtgttgactatacccgcctccagctctgattgtgagcgcgtttttgcgggaactggcgatataattgagccacaaaggcggaaaattggcgcgcagttactggctgctttggtgtgcttgcaacggtggactcgtgcaggttttacaacaccaagcacgacaacagcagcaaagcatactgatgaggagctcacggaagagtttgcgataggaacgtgggaagagccgcctgcagaattgtcatag
- a CDS encoding Dimer-Tnp-hAT domain containing protein — MPAKRTRVNALEIATTSKRPRVAARHRGTASQPVLVDTRPFSPSPPPPPLSPRQALVAAPQAPNFEATLRESRAEETIIPPPEGSEHATVAASGAASEAVDEGFVWVEDKYDGFNWSRYPKHCKPPTSLSNRASWVYSHSYRIALRSNVAKVTWICHYCYKHKFTTVGRGIHDVSQSPSAPARHLGEDKKGHGLKPPSKRTTVAPRKETLLERALQKGCSQAVANELTNFNIQEFRLAAVTWLVENNLPLSQFESSSFRNMIQLASVEAERALWASHNSVSRYVIRLYNYLLPKVVASLSESMSKVHISFDGWTTKGGKRGYLGIVAHYVDSSGELRDLPIALPQLTGAHTGEAMAEVVMAIFKQFEITVGKLGYFVLDNAHNNNTTINTLALQMGFSATERRLRCGPHTLNLIGQMLLWGEEKESYDNEETERVNEAENMATWRGDGPLGVLLAVINYIKTPQQYALFEKYQKLAIRDQPVNAPTEQHKIKEPVKPVVTRWNSYVSCFERAVELQLAVNGYANYHIQKIETEDAYARSRNNKLPAAPDWMRSDGINAHDWQVIAEYIDVLRPLKQATKRLEGRGKSGAFGAIAEVIPVFEYLLGVYEDRLQSYEDVIHDEHTESPEDHLAINLRAALVKAREYYNKLDLSPAYYAATILHPRYKSYLDAAWADKPDWLESSNRKFQHLWAEYKSLPKPRLRPKVRHNDIDDAINSFIEPAGLTENEEDEYEAWKRSEPIASEGVDPIKYWVGLRDRYPSLSKFAIDMLSIPGSSCECERLFSELGDLLEPRRRSISPQLLAAIQCDRRWIRAGFGSGEVPVKEAISDEEMDAKYGVHKWDIS, encoded by the coding sequence atgccagcaaaaagaacacgcgttaatgctctagaaatcgcgacaacttcgaagcgccctagagtcgcagcgcgtcatcgcgggactgccagccaacctgtgctagtcgatactcggccattctcaccatctccacctcctccaccgctgtcgccgcgtcaagctctcgtcgccgcgccacaagcaccaaattttgaagcgaccctccgagagtcgcgcgccgaagagacaatcatcccaccacctgagggcagcgagcatgccactgttgcagcttcaggagcagctagcgaggctgtcgacgagggtttcgtatgggtagaggacaaatacgacggctttaattggagtcgctacccaaagcactgcaagccgcccacatcactttcgaaccgagcaagctgggtatacagccatagctatcgcatcgccttgcgcagcaacgtcgcaaaagtcacgtggatctgccactattgctataagcacaagttcactactgttggccgtggcatacatgacgtctcgcagtctccatcagcgccagcacgtcatctcggagaagacaagaaaggtcatggcttgaagcctccaagtaagcgcactaccgtcgctcctcggaaagaaactctcctcgaacgcgcccttcagaagggctgctctcaggctgttgccaacgagcttaccaacttcaatatacaagagtttaggcttgcggccgtcacctggctcgtcgaaaacaacctcccactctcacaattcgaatcatcgtcttttcgcaatatgatacaattagctagcgtagaggcagaacgagccctgtgggcatctcataacagcgtctcacgatacgttatacgcctgtacaactacctgttaccaaaggttgtcgcaagcctttcagaatcaatgagcaaagtccatataagctttgacggatggacgacaaaaggtggcaagcgcggttacttaggtatcgtcgcccactacgttgatagctctggcgagctcagggacttgcctattgcgctcccacaactgacaggtgcccacaccggcgaggccatggctgaggtcgtgatggcaatattcaagcagttcgaaatcactgtgggcaagctcggttacttcgtcctcgacaacgcacataacaacaacaccacgatcaacactctcgccttgcagatgggcttcagcgctaccgagcgtcgccttcgctgcggtcctcatacgcttaatctcattggccagatgctactctggggtgaggagaaagagtcctacgacaacgaggagactgagcgcgtgaacgaagctgagaacatggctacttggcgaggcgatggaccattaggagtgcttctcgcggttatcaactacatcaaaacaccacaacagtacgctctttttgagaagtatcagaagctcgctattagggaccagcctgtcaacgcgccaacagaacagcacaaaatcaaggagcccgtcaagccagttgttactcgctggaactcttacgtttcgtgttttgagcgcgctgttgagttgcaattagcggttaatgggtacgccaactaccatattcagaagattgaaactgaagacgcgtacgcccgaagtcgtaacaacaagctgcctgcagcgccggattggatgaggtctgatgggatcaatgcccatgactggcaggtgattgctgagtatattgatgtgctcaggccactgaaacaagctacaaaacggcttgaaggccgcggcaaaagcggtgcttttggagcaatcgctgaggttattccagtatttgaatacttacttggagtctatgaggaccgcttgcaaagctatgaagacgtcattcacgatgagcatacagagtcacccgaagaccaccttgctatcaacctccgcgctgccctagttaaagcccgcgagtactacaacaagctcgacctctcgccagcttactatgctgctacaatccttcatcctcgctacaaaagctaccttgacgcagcgtgggcggataagcctgattggctagagagcagcaaccgcaagtttcaacatttgtgggcggagtacaaaagcttaccgaagccgcgcttacgccccaaagtcaggcacaatgatatagacgacgctatcaacagctttattgagcctgcagggcttacggagaacgaggaggatgaatatgaggcttggaaacgcagcgaaccgatcgctagcgagggcgtcgaccctataaaatactgggtaggactccgcgatcgctaccccagccttagcaaatttgctatcgacatgctatcaatcccaggctcaagctgtgagtgtgagcgcttattcagcgagctgggtgacctcctcgagccccgtcggcgcagcatttctccgcaacttctagcagcaatacagtgcgatcgacgatggataagagctggatttggcagtggtgaggtgcctgtaaaggaggctatcagcgatgaggagatggacgcgaaatacggtgtacataagtgggatattagctga